The genomic DNA CAATGGGGAGTTTCCATTTGCCCCCGATAACATAAAGCGCATCCTGAAGCGCCCGCAGTTGCTGGGGCTGGTCGTGAAGCGGGGGACAATTTTTCATGCTAACTGGTATACTTGGTGATACTGGTTGTAAATGTATACCAGGTAGCGGGTAATTTTGGCTTCGCTTAACAGCCAGTAAGCGCGGAGCCTCGCAAACGCGGGGCCGCAAGCCGGTTAGCAGCCCGTCCGCAACGGCTAGCGGGGCTGCTAGCTCCGTCAAACGACGACGGTTTACCGGTTGGACTACCCTCTTTTTTATCTTTAAAATAACCTAAACTAGCATGACAACAGCAGAGGCAGGCCCTACCCCCCAGGAGAGAGCGGCAACGCCAACCAATACGATGCAGGCAATTCGGCAGCACGAGTTCGGTGGGCCGGAGGTGCTGCGCTACGAAGAGGCCCCAATTCCTGCGCTACAGCCGGGGGAAGTGCTCGTGCGCGTGCACGCCATTGGCCTCAATCCCCCCGACTGGTACCTGCGCGACGGCTATAAAATGCTGCCGCCCGAGTGGCGGCCGGCGGTGCCCTTCCCCATTGTTCTGGGTACGGACGTGTCGGGGGTTGTAACGGCTGTTGCCCCGGATGTGTCGGGCTTCGCCGTGGGCGAGGAAGTGTTCGGGATGGTTCGTTTTCCCAGCTTTGGAGACAGCCGGGCGTATGCCCAATACGTCGCCGCACCAGCGTCGGACCTAGCCCACAAGCCGGCGAGTATTACGCACGCGCACGCCGCCGGGGCCGCTATGTCCGGGCTCACTGCGTGGCAGTTCCTGATTGAACTGGGGCACACGGAACCGAATCCGCTGCAACCGGAATTGCATCGTCCAGTGCCGCTTCAGGGCCAGACAGTGCTCGTGAACGGGGCCGCGGGCGGCGTGGGGCACTTGGCGGTGCAGCTAGCCAAATGGCAGGGGGCGCACGTTATCGCCGTAGCAGCGGGCACGCAGGAGGCATTCGTGCATGCACTTGGGGCCGACGAGTTTATCGACTACACCAAGACCAACCCTGAGGACATCGCGCACGACGTTAACCTCGTCGTAGATACCCTTGGCGGCCCGACCACCGGTCGATTCCTGCGCACGCTCAAACCGGGCGGTGCGTTGTTCCCCATCTTCCCCTTGGGCTTCTCCGGTGCCGAAGAGGCCGCGCAGCAGGGCTTCACGGTCTCGGCGACCCAGGTGCGCTCGAATGGCCCACAGCTGGCCGAACTCGGCCGCTTGCTCGAAGCCGGGACGGTTCGCGTCGCCATCGACAGCACGTTTCCGTTGGCGGATGCACGCCAGGCACACGAACGGGCCGCCCAGGGGAACCTCCAGGGCAAAATTGTGCTCACGGTCGCATAAGCCCAACTGCCTGACGGATGGACTGCCCCCTCGCGACGCGAAAAACTCACCCGCGGGGGTGGCAACCCAGTGCCTTTCTCAACTCAATCCCTAGTCCCATGCCTACTTCTGCTAAAGATGCCGAGCGTCACCTCTTCATAACTGTTCGGAGTCAGCCGGCGCACCGCACGCACGCGCAGCAACTCCTACTTGAACTCGTAGACCTGGTGCGCCTCGAACCTGGCTGTCTGTACTACAACCTCTTCCAGCAAACCGAAGACGCGGAGGTGTTTCTGTTAACCGCTGCCTGGGCCAACGACGAGGCCGTAGCCGCCCACTCGACCCCAGCCCAGTCCCAGGTGGTCGAGCGGCTGAAGCCGCTCCTGGCCAGCCCACTGGAGGTTATTCCCATCCGGCGGGTAAGTGAGAGCCCGGCAGTATAAAGTACCACGCCGGCCGCGCCGTAGGAGCAGGCCAAAACCAACACTTTTCCCAGAAGACGCTTATAAGATGTTTTATGTTATCCGACTTTTCCGGGAACCAACGGGAGAATAATAGTCTCCTTACTATCCCCAGAATGCTATTCGCAGCGAGCTTATTGATTTTTACTGTGCCAATAGCTGGCGTATTCAGTTGGTAGCATCCCCCCAGGAACAAACCGTTCTGCCGAAGCCCCATAAGTTTGAACAGCAAAGGCAACAGCTTCTTCAACCGAAGTAAAGGAGTTGGTAACCTCCTCATCTGGGTCTAGCAGCGAGAACTCAGCGACGTTATGCCATTCTTCATCGCCTTCATCAAATGACTCCATGTAAGAGACAGTATATTGGTTCTGAATCTTTTTGGCAATGTATAACCATTTTATCACTGCGTAGTCAGCTGTCTCAGAGTGGCCTAACCACTGTTCGACTTCTTTACCTAAGTGAACTCGTGCAACTAGTTCTAATGGAGAAAGATAGAGCACCATGCAGAGCTTTTTTGCTAGAAATTTAGCGCAAGTAAGTACCCGATACCAGACCTTAATTCGCTCTCACTACCATCGATGGTAAGTCATTTCTTAAACGAGGGATTGTCTTGTGTGACAGGCTGCCCTAATAGCTTGTCACATTTTCTAGACGAAGGACTACAAACAGTGACAACTGCTCTGCCCGCGCACGTCATTGGCAGAAGTCAATAACATAACGCGTCGTCGAGGACCGAACTTAGGAAAATGCTCATGTGCGCAAGTAGCTATTCTCACGATTTGATAGTAAGCGTGGGCCTCTGAAAGGTATGCCTCTCAGAGGCCTCGTCTAGTCAAACTGAGGTGGTCGGGCGCCTGGTCGGCGTGGCTGGACATCCCACCGCGGCGACGGAGGGCCCCTGGATTGAGTCGATTCCAAATCAGAACTACCGCGCTAGCTTTGTCGAAGTCGAGGGGTTGTATTATCCCTTCGGTATTACCCGGCGCGTGCGCTTTGCCCTTGGCTTCGGCGGCTTTACGGGCCGCTATAAACTCAACACCTTCAACTCGGCGACTATTATCGACAACCAGGTGCAGACCTATGAGCTGGCGACGCGTCAGGGCGCGGCCACGGGTTATCTGGGTTCGCTGAATGTAGAAGTTGCCTTGGGCAAGCAGCGCGTTTGGCTGCTGGGTCTCAAGGCCACCCGTCAGCAAGGGCAGTAGGCTAGCCTTACTAACTGGAGCCGCGGCATTACCAACTTACCCGGGCAAAGCCTGACCCTAGCTCGGCAACTATAGCCCTGCGCCCAAGCCAAAGGGGCCTAGCTCATTAAGGTGCGCCTTTCTGAGCGATAGGGCCAGCCTAGCAATTTGTTGCTGGGCTTGGCCCTTTTGATAATTTAAGAAGTGGGTTCCGTAATATGAATTTGTAACTCATAGGTCACACTTGGTTCATGGGGTGAGAATACCCTAAAAGGGAGAGGGCTTCGACTGACTGTTTACGCCGGGTGCTATTCTGTAACTTGTAGAGTTATTTTTTTGATAACATAATTAACGCTACACAATTTGTAGCGTATTTTTGCTGCTAACCTCGCTAACTCTACACGTATGCCCCGCCGCCCTGCTTCGCTCGATTCCGTGGTGGCCGCCTTGCGGCAGCATTTCAACCTGGGGCAGCCCGAGCTGGCCCAGTGGCTGGGCTTGAGCACCGCCACCGTGAGCCACCTCGAAACCGGCCGGCGCGCCCTCAGCCCCGCCGCCGCTGAAGCCCTGGCTCCGCTGGTGGCGCTGCTACCCCCGCCCGGCGGGCCGGCCACTGGGGCGTTGCGGCTGGCCTCGGCCGCTACGCCGCCCGCGCTGGCAACGGCTCCGCCCGACATTGCGCCGCTGCTAGCCCGGCTCGACTACTGTCAGCACCACGCCCGCCGTCTGCGCCGGGCGCTGGTTCCGCTCGAAGCGCAGGCGGCCACGGCCGCCCGGTGGGCCGCCGCCCTGCCCGCGCTGCGGGCGGCCCTACCCCCCGACCCCGGCCCCACCGCCGCCCCCGACCCGGCCGCCGACTGGCCGGCGTGGCAAGCCTGGCACCGCCACCGCTGGCTCGACCAGCGGCCTACTACCCTGCCGCCCGACCTGAGCGCCCACTACCACCTGCTGCGTCTGCAAGCCGAAGCGCTGGAAGCGGAAGCAGCAGCGCTGCTAGGCTTGACCGCCGCATAGCCGCAGTCTATTTATAGCCGACTACTTGCGAAAATGAAGTTGGTGGTTACTTTTGGGCGTTCAAGTATTCACCAAATTTTCATTTTTACGAATCCGCATGACCTACAACGTAAACACTCTTAAAGACCGGGCGCAGTGCCTGGAAGCCCAAACCTCCCTGGAAGCCGAACTGGACGGCTACCAGAACCGCGACCAGAACCTGGCGTTTCAGGACCGGCGCAATGACCGGTCGGATGCTTCGGCCACTACGCGCCTGGCCGCCGCCACCGACAAGGTGAACTACCTGACCCAGCAGCTGGCCGGCCCCAACCTGGCCCCCGCCGACCGCCGTCGCTTTGAAGACCAGCTGTTGACCGCTACCTACCAGCAGGCGCGCCTCACCAGCCGCACGGCCGACGCGGGCGGCGCTGCCGGCTTCCTGGCCGACGTGGACTCCGACCAGATTGATGCCCAAGTAACAGTGCTGAGCGGGGCCATTACCGCCGTCAAAGCCCGGCACGACGCGCTGCCGGCCTAGTTGGCTGTAAAACTCCTGCTTAAAAGAGGCCGCTCCGAGTATCGGGGCGGCCTCTTTTAGTGACCTGACTAGACGCTTACTGGCGGGTTTCGACTAGGTTTTCCTTGGTGAGCACGTCCACCATGCCGTCTTCGCTTACCACCACGACCAGGCAGGGGTAGGGCGAGCTTTCGACGTAGCGCCCGGCCGCGGGCCAGCGCGTAACCGTCGGCGCGGGCGGCCCGCTGAGCAAAGCAACTTCGGCCTTTTGAACAAAGCGCTCCAGTTCCGGGCTTACTAATTTTGCCTGGTCAAGCAGCGTTTCTCGCCGAAGCAGGCTGCCTGGCGAGCAACTAATCGCACTCCCCGATGAACGTCAAGCAGCTGAACCGCTACGCGGAAATGGTCGTCGTGTGCCGCGGTGACCGGCGCTACGGGCGGGAGACGACCTTCGAGGATAATGTCCTGGTGGGGGTGCTGGCCGGCGAGCTGAAAGTGGTGCAGGCCGACCGCACCCGTTACTGCGGCGCGGGCGACACGCTGTTGCTACCCCGCCACCAGCCGGCAACTCTGCTAAAATATCCGAAAGATGGCGTGGCGTATCAGGCCGTGCTGGTGAAGCTGCCCACGGCCCTCGTGCGGGCCTATTACGCGCAGCACGCCCCGGAGCCCGGCCGGCCGGCGGCCACCGACGCGCTGGTTTTCCCCAAAAGCCCGCTCTTACGGAGCCTTTTCGCCTCCCTGCTGCCCTACCTGGAGCTGGAACACCGCCTGCCAGCGCAGGTCCTCGCCGTGAAAATAACGGAGGCTATCGAGATACTGCGCTGCCTCGACCCGCGCAGTGACGGGGTGCTGGCCGACTTCGCCGATCCTGGAAAAATCAACCTGGTCGAGTTTATGGAAGCCAACTATCGGTTCAATATTCCCCTGGCCAAGTTTAGCTACCTGACCGGCCGCAGCCTCACCACCTTCAAGCGGGACTTCAAAAAAGCCTTTGCGCTGAGCCCCCAGCGCTGGCTCACGCAGAAAAGGCTAACGCTGGCCCACTACCAGCTCGCGGAGAAAAAGCGCAAGCCCGTGGAGCTGTACCTGGAAGTAGGCTTTGAGAATCTCGCGCATTTTTCGGTGGCTTTCAAAAAGCAATTTGGCTACCCCCCAACCGCCCTGGTCGGGCCGGGAGCGGGCCACCAGCCGGCTAGGCCGGCGCGGCAACAGCCCTAACATACTCACTGGTTTGCCCGGCTGAAAAGATTCCGCCGGTTCGTTTTTCGTTTTAAATTCAACTAGTTCCGCCCATGAAATCAGCCTTAATAACCGGCGCTAACAAGGGCATTGGCCTGGAAGTCGCCAAACTCCTCGCCCAGCACGGATTCTTCGTGTACATTGGCAGCCGTAAGCTGGAAAGCGGGGAAGCCGCCGTTCAGCAGCTCAAAGCCGCCGGGCTCGATAACCTCGCCGCCGTTCAATTAGACGTCACCAATCCC from Hymenobacter psoromatis includes the following:
- a CDS encoding NADPH:quinone reductase, producing MTTAEAGPTPQERAATPTNTMQAIRQHEFGGPEVLRYEEAPIPALQPGEVLVRVHAIGLNPPDWYLRDGYKMLPPEWRPAVPFPIVLGTDVSGVVTAVAPDVSGFAVGEEVFGMVRFPSFGDSRAYAQYVAAPASDLAHKPASITHAHAAGAAMSGLTAWQFLIELGHTEPNPLQPELHRPVPLQGQTVLVNGAAGGVGHLAVQLAKWQGAHVIAVAAGTQEAFVHALGADEFIDYTKTNPEDIAHDVNLVVDTLGGPTTGRFLRTLKPGGALFPIFPLGFSGAEEAAQQGFTVSATQVRSNGPQLAELGRLLEAGTVRVAIDSTFPLADARQAHERAAQGNLQGKIVLTVA
- a CDS encoding AraC family transcriptional regulator, producing the protein MNVKQLNRYAEMVVVCRGDRRYGRETTFEDNVLVGVLAGELKVVQADRTRYCGAGDTLLLPRHQPATLLKYPKDGVAYQAVLVKLPTALVRAYYAQHAPEPGRPAATDALVFPKSPLLRSLFASLLPYLELEHRLPAQVLAVKITEAIEILRCLDPRSDGVLADFADPGKINLVEFMEANYRFNIPLAKFSYLTGRSLTTFKRDFKKAFALSPQRWLTQKRLTLAHYQLAEKKRKPVELYLEVGFENLAHFSVAFKKQFGYPPTALVGPGAGHQPARPARQQP